The following proteins are encoded in a genomic region of Dialister hominis:
- the ppk1 gene encoding polyphosphate kinase 1 has translation MDVDVRDHRYYLNRELSWLQFNRRVLQEAVDANNPLLEKLKFLAITSSNLDEFFMIRVAGLRHQKENGVKKRDIANMTPEEQLEGISDVCQKLVARQYRYLKVLLQELESEGLYFIHPDEASPEQKRWLEEYFEREIFPVVTPMAVDSSHPFPFLASKSLNLALLLERNERDMTQDEENDIDIKTAIVPVPSVLPRIIRLPDNKDIPGRHDFIFLEQVIRYYATRFFIGYDLLEARPFRLTRDADLYIDEEDAQDLVVEVERQLKKRQRGEAVRIEFEKGTSRFMRRFMTSEMNLEKEDMYEIDGPLDMTVFFSFCGIKGYDHLRYPEAHPHHPWSMIQLEKEGKTNIFDMIRQKDLMVHLPYESFDDSVVNFVAEAAADKDVLAIKQTLYRVSSSSPIIQALEKAAQNGKQVTVLMEVKARFDEANNILMARRLEKAGAHVIYGLVGLKTHSKCTLVIRREKDGIRRYVHVATGNYNASTAKLYTDLGIFTCNDHFGSDASAFFNLLSGYSDPPIWDSFIVAPINLRERCVELIDREISFALQGENARIVAKMNSLLDKEIIAKLYEASRAGVKIELIVRGICVLIPGIPGISDNITVRSLVGRFLEHSRVFWFENGGREEFYIGSADWMPRNLNDRVELMIPVKDAELCERLKKMVTLELNDNQKAHIMQSDGMWIKEVAPENKVGAQAEFQKIAEERDQEAEMTLAQKMEPYVPVFGSSKD, from the coding sequence ATGGACGTAGATGTTAGAGACCACCGGTATTATCTGAACCGGGAGCTGTCGTGGCTGCAATTCAACAGAAGAGTGCTGCAGGAAGCAGTCGATGCGAATAACCCTCTTCTAGAAAAATTAAAATTTCTTGCGATTACCAGTTCGAACCTGGATGAATTTTTCATGATCCGTGTAGCCGGATTGAGGCACCAGAAGGAAAATGGCGTCAAAAAAAGAGATATTGCCAACATGACGCCGGAAGAACAGCTGGAAGGAATTTCTGACGTATGCCAGAAGCTCGTTGCCCGCCAGTACAGATATTTGAAAGTCCTTCTGCAGGAACTTGAAAGTGAAGGGCTGTACTTCATTCATCCAGATGAAGCTTCTCCTGAACAGAAAAGATGGCTGGAAGAATATTTCGAACGCGAGATATTCCCGGTAGTGACACCTATGGCTGTCGACTCTTCCCATCCATTCCCGTTCCTCGCCTCCAAGAGTCTGAACCTTGCCTTGCTGCTGGAAAGAAATGAAAGGGACATGACGCAGGATGAAGAGAATGATATTGATATCAAGACTGCCATCGTTCCTGTTCCTTCCGTGCTGCCGCGCATTATCCGCCTTCCGGATAACAAGGACATCCCGGGAAGACATGATTTCATTTTCCTGGAACAGGTCATCCGTTATTATGCGACACGATTCTTCATCGGCTATGACCTTCTGGAAGCAAGACCCTTCAGACTTACCCGAGATGCCGATCTTTATATAGACGAAGAAGATGCACAGGATCTCGTTGTCGAAGTAGAACGCCAGCTGAAGAAAAGACAGAGGGGCGAAGCTGTCAGAATCGAGTTCGAAAAAGGGACGAGCCGCTTTATGCGCCGCTTCATGACTTCTGAAATGAATCTTGAGAAGGAAGACATGTATGAGATTGACGGTCCTCTGGACATGACAGTATTCTTCTCCTTCTGCGGTATCAAGGGGTATGATCATCTCCGTTATCCGGAAGCTCATCCGCATCATCCATGGTCGATGATCCAGCTTGAAAAAGAAGGAAAGACCAATATATTCGACATGATCCGCCAGAAAGACCTCATGGTCCATCTGCCGTATGAATCCTTTGATGATTCTGTCGTCAATTTCGTAGCAGAAGCTGCCGCAGATAAGGACGTGCTGGCTATCAAGCAGACACTGTACCGCGTCAGCTCATCAAGCCCAATTATTCAGGCGCTTGAAAAAGCAGCACAGAATGGCAAGCAGGTCACAGTTCTTATGGAAGTCAAGGCCCGCTTTGATGAAGCCAACAACATCCTTATGGCGAGACGTCTTGAAAAAGCCGGGGCTCACGTTATTTACGGCCTTGTCGGCCTCAAGACACATTCCAAGTGTACACTTGTCATCCGCCGCGAAAAAGACGGCATCCGCCGCTATGTCCATGTAGCGACGGGCAACTACAATGCATCGACAGCCAAGCTGTATACGGACCTTGGCATCTTCACCTGCAATGATCACTTCGGAAGTGATGCATCCGCATTCTTCAACCTGCTGTCCGGTTACTCGGATCCGCCGATCTGGGATTCCTTTATCGTAGCGCCGATTAATCTTAGGGAACGCTGCGTGGAACTCATCGATCGTGAAATATCCTTTGCCCTGCAGGGGGAAAATGCACGAATCGTTGCAAAGATGAATTCTCTTCTTGATAAGGAAATCATCGCCAAGCTTTATGAAGCTTCCAGAGCAGGTGTCAAGATCGAACTCATTGTCCGCGGCATCTGCGTCCTGATACCAGGCATCCCCGGCATCAGCGATAACATTACGGTCAGGAGCCTTGTCGGAAGATTCCTCGAGCACAGCCGTGTATTCTGGTTTGAAAACGGTGGCCGCGAAGAATTCTATATCGGCAGCGCCGACTGGATGCCAAGAAACCTGAATGACCGCGTAGAACTTATGATTCCGGTCAAGGATGCTGAACTTTGCGAAAGACTCAAGAAGATGGTAACGCTTGAACTCAATGATAACCAGAAGGCACATATCATGCAGTCTGATGGTATGTGGATCAAGGAAGTGGCACCGGAAAACAAAGTGGGTGCACAGGCTGAATTCCAGAAAATAGCAGAAGAGAGAGACCAGGAAGCAGAAATGACACTGGCTCAGAAAATGGAACCTTACGTTCCTGTTTTCGGATCTTCCAAGGATTGA
- the lspA gene encoding signal peptidase II produces MLTLVIAGLTAVLDQIVKLIVQGNMELGETIPLIRNVFHLTYIINPGAAFGIFPHQEWFFLGIVVVLYAAFFIFRSRIPAKPVYFPAGVGLLLGGALGNAIDRVRIGGVVDFFDFRIWPIFNVADIAICVGVALIVLYFWRKD; encoded by the coding sequence ATGCTGACATTGGTTATTGCAGGCCTGACGGCCGTCTTGGATCAGATTGTGAAACTGATCGTTCAAGGAAATATGGAACTGGGAGAGACCATTCCTCTCATCAGGAATGTCTTCCATTTGACATACATCATCAATCCGGGAGCCGCCTTTGGCATATTTCCGCATCAGGAATGGTTCTTCCTTGGCATTGTTGTTGTACTCTATGCGGCATTCTTCATATTTAGAAGCCGGATACCTGCCAAACCGGTTTATTTTCCGGCAGGGGTTGGTCTCCTTTTAGGCGGTGCCCTGGGGAATGCCATCGATCGTGTCAGGATTGGCGGAGTCGTTGACTTTTTTGATTTCAGGATATGGCCGATATTCAATGTGGCTGATATTGCCATTTGCGTAGGCGTGGCTTTGATCGTTTTATATTTTTGGAGAAAAGACTAA
- a CDS encoding tetratricopeptide repeat protein has protein sequence MKSTEDLRLGKQYLKIRSYDKALEHLTKAVIQGDRAAVSLLYKLGVHFFDEKEYRKAEQAFQLLAGRGHAESCIYLGKISEYGDTGRKDIQAAFGYYAEAYRLGLPRGAYKAGKLMMPDALRSEEVRDIAVNWFMAAAEGNLYQSYAKLGQLYSVGAYDRFAVTSLRDDKKALSYYLQGAMRGDGECMERAGLAFLHGFGTEINVKRAAILFRQAADHGRATACMRLGHLYDLGMGVYRDMKQSVYWYMEAYRRGIERGKAEAAQVYLHAGVSSLRSARSKKGKERAVEYLEEAGSLGCLEAYRVLAETSYVDGDQEKRLYYLRKGAEAGSEECRKDLISYYTMQAMPVMRSVSRLSGQAHRNKEDKELWNIYIAQLKKAEELYKKAAEAGDADSWAVLARMYLYKGPEVGAGKQEFLEAAEKGENSKRIDTRKLRWRFYAGEKPTDGELLHEENPKEAFRCAKELASKRHGSFYPILAEYYQKGYGIKANPEKAEFWRSKFKR, from the coding sequence ATGAAGAGCACCGAAGATTTACGACTGGGAAAACAGTATCTTAAGATACGATCATATGACAAGGCTTTGGAGCATCTGACAAAGGCAGTCATTCAGGGAGACCGCGCTGCAGTGAGCCTTCTCTACAAACTGGGCGTCCACTTTTTTGATGAAAAAGAGTATAGGAAGGCGGAGCAGGCTTTCCAACTGCTGGCCGGCCGCGGCCATGCAGAAAGCTGTATTTATCTGGGAAAGATCAGTGAATACGGGGATACGGGACGGAAGGATATCCAGGCGGCTTTTGGCTATTATGCAGAAGCTTACCGGCTGGGGCTTCCGCGCGGTGCTTACAAGGCAGGCAAATTGATGATGCCGGATGCACTGCGCTCCGAAGAGGTCAGGGATATAGCTGTCAACTGGTTCATGGCGGCTGCAGAGGGAAATCTGTACCAGTCCTACGCCAAATTAGGACAGCTTTACAGTGTAGGGGCCTATGACAGATTTGCTGTTACGAGCCTTCGTGATGACAAGAAGGCACTGTCATATTATCTGCAGGGGGCCATGCGTGGCGACGGGGAATGCATGGAAAGAGCGGGTCTTGCTTTCCTTCATGGATTTGGTACGGAAATTAATGTAAAGAGGGCAGCTATCCTCTTCCGGCAGGCGGCTGATCATGGAAGAGCGACGGCGTGCATGCGCCTGGGGCACCTGTATGATTTAGGCATGGGTGTTTACAGGGATATGAAGCAGTCTGTATACTGGTACATGGAAGCATATCGGAGAGGCATTGAAAGAGGAAAAGCAGAGGCCGCACAGGTCTATCTCCATGCGGGAGTATCATCACTCCGCTCTGCAAGAAGCAAAAAAGGGAAAGAGCGCGCCGTGGAGTATCTGGAAGAAGCCGGATCGCTTGGATGCCTCGAAGCATACCGTGTTCTGGCGGAGACATCCTATGTAGACGGGGATCAGGAAAAGCGTCTGTATTATTTAAGAAAAGGCGCTGAAGCCGGGAGCGAAGAGTGCAGGAAGGACCTGATTTCCTACTATACCATGCAGGCGATGCCTGTCATGCGTTCTGTTTCCCGTCTTTCCGGACAGGCACATAGAAATAAAGAAGATAAGGAACTTTGGAATATTTACATTGCGCAGCTTAAAAAGGCAGAAGAATTATACAAGAAAGCTGCTGAAGCAGGAGATGCCGATTCCTGGGCGGTCCTTGCCAGAATGTATCTTTATAAAGGGCCGGAAGTAGGCGCGGGGAAGCAGGAATTCCTGGAAGCTGCTGAAAAAGGGGAAAATTCCAAGAGAATTGATACCAGAAAACTCCGCTGGCGTTTTTATGCAGGAGAGAAACCTACCGACGGGGAACTTTTGCATGAGGAAAATCCCAAAGAAGCATTCCGCTGTGCCAAGGAGCTTGCATCCAAGCGGCACGGAAGCTTTTATCCGATATTAGCTGAATATTATCAGAAGGGATATGGCATCAAAGCCAATCCTGAAAAAGCCGAATTCTGGCGGAGTAAGTTCAAACGATAA
- a CDS encoding Ppx/GppA phosphatase family protein: protein MADRKTLVYGIIHIGSSNVSMKIVEYASMDEMRIIESVRKDTSFGEEVFNHKKLSFDSIRKLCRMLNGLKQLLSDYQVKVYAVYATAVIREADNARSILDLIRVNTGFNVQVVDMPQEIYFKHFALQYLLRRFNKEQEGRLGRNFLFVDITSGCVGLTVWEHGALCFQHNVHIGTLRLLETFKTNQRDSRYFPEALGEYIHAIMEPLWMFVRNHQIDTVIFSGREARIVGKQLNLELDSQSIAEVKPETFYKYYEESGRLSTSMLMQKNHISESTAAVISPTVHIYKEILDNIPATNAVMMGMTFLQACCMFYGAQKVKDPALLYMRAQNLELTRSIAESYYYEPAHAKAMELYSYVIIRAFDRYNGLNERDEFLLRMAIILYQIGKYVNLLGSSSSAWNIIRGTDIFGISDKEKDIVACIVYYDHKGEPTDEDEPFRVLPDDSKMTAMKLISIFRLVRAMDMSRKQKLRDVTARITGDSLLIEYESDEDTALETWIFDKEKELFENVFGMEAKFERR from the coding sequence ATGGCAGATCGAAAGACGCTGGTTTACGGGATCATCCACATTGGATCATCAAATGTATCGATGAAAATTGTGGAATATGCCAGCATGGATGAAATGCGCATCATTGAATCAGTCCGCAAGGACACCAGTTTCGGTGAGGAAGTTTTCAATCATAAGAAACTTTCTTTTGATTCAATACGCAAATTATGCCGTATGCTGAATGGTTTGAAACAGCTTTTATCGGATTACCAGGTGAAGGTGTATGCAGTTTATGCGACTGCAGTCATCCGCGAGGCGGATAATGCAAGATCCATTCTTGACCTGATCCGGGTCAATACGGGTTTTAATGTGCAGGTTGTCGACATGCCGCAGGAAATATATTTCAAGCATTTCGCACTGCAGTACTTATTGAGAAGATTCAACAAGGAACAGGAGGGGCGCCTGGGAAGGAATTTCCTGTTCGTGGATATTACTTCGGGCTGCGTAGGCCTTACTGTATGGGAACATGGAGCGCTTTGCTTCCAGCACAATGTCCATATCGGTACTCTCCGCCTTCTGGAAACATTCAAGACGAATCAGAGGGATTCCAGGTATTTCCCTGAAGCACTCGGGGAATACATCCATGCAATCATGGAACCGCTCTGGATGTTTGTCAGAAATCATCAGATTGATACAGTTATTTTCTCAGGCCGTGAAGCAAGGATCGTAGGGAAGCAGCTGAATCTTGAGCTGGACAGCCAGAGCATTGCGGAAGTGAAACCGGAAACCTTCTACAAATATTATGAAGAGTCGGGAAGGCTCTCCACTTCCATGCTGATGCAGAAGAACCACATCAGTGAATCCACCGCGGCTGTCATCAGTCCGACAGTCCATATATATAAGGAAATATTAGATAATATTCCCGCTACAAATGCGGTCATGATGGGCATGACATTCCTTCAGGCCTGCTGCATGTTCTACGGCGCGCAGAAGGTGAAGGATCCGGCGCTTCTATATATGAGAGCGCAGAATCTTGAACTCACCAGATCGATTGCAGAATCGTATTACTATGAACCGGCTCATGCCAAGGCGATGGAACTTTACAGCTATGTAATCATCAGAGCCTTTGACAGGTACAACGGCCTCAATGAAAGAGATGAATTTCTGCTGAGGATGGCCATCATCCTTTACCAGATCGGCAAGTATGTCAATCTGCTCGGATCCTCTTCCTCGGCATGGAATATTATCCGCGGAACAGATATATTCGGCATCTCCGACAAGGAAAAGGATATTGTGGCATGCATTGTCTATTACGACCATAAAGGCGAGCCGACGGATGAGGATGAACCCTTCCGCGTGCTTCCGGATGATTCCAAGATGACAGCCATGAAGCTTATTTCCATTTTCCGTCTGGTCCGTGCCATGGACATGTCCAGAAAGCAGAAGCTCAGGGATGTCACGGCAAGGATTACAGGTGATTCGCTTCTTATTGAATATGAGAGCGATGAGGACACAGCTCTGGAAACATGGATATTTGATAAAGAAAAAGAACTTTTCGAAAACGTGTTTGGCATGGAAGCCAAATTTGAACGGAGGTAG
- a CDS encoding Ppx/GppA phosphatase family protein has protein sequence MDRIAIIDLGSNSIRFIVMQIGEQGSYKLIYQEKKSIRLAEGMTQETRLLTEEAQERALKCLTVYAHIIEVQKVKKVLAVATAAVRNAVNGASFLKRVHMTTGISMTIISGRAEAALGFSGVIHTIDRKDFLLFDLGGASVEISLVKNKKRLHSVSIPYGAVTLTEMFQSSGTVSQSKLTEMKKFIQAKLDKITWFPDTPLPVIGVGGTVRNLAKVHQRSTGYPLPKLHNYNLPSEDLFEMVKDITSKTFEERQRISGLSSERADIIIAGALTVQEIIRKAKSSYLTISGCGLREGLFFHYYDPIYDKDGDKRQHMLINSVKNYLHTVTGEYAFHSRYVTALALSMFDQWKHVHGLSSRMRTLLMAAGFLHDAGSMINYYNHARHSAYIAANAHIFGWSQKEQVMCSLLCAFHHGFSGKYTKNNEASKILSEEEMLDVRKAALFLALAEGLDESQEQCITQVICTSAKDAMDLRIYTSRNNFDVPAHATGHLLREFEKVFRVPLRVQWFPGSRNANKLVQTARKL, from the coding sequence ATGGACCGTATAGCTATTATTGATCTGGGTTCCAACTCTATCCGCTTCATCGTCATGCAGATTGGAGAGCAGGGATCCTATAAACTCATTTATCAGGAAAAGAAATCCATCCGCCTTGCGGAAGGCATGACACAGGAGACGCGTCTCCTGACGGAAGAAGCACAGGAGCGTGCGCTGAAATGCCTGACTGTATATGCGCATATTATTGAAGTCCAGAAGGTAAAGAAGGTTCTGGCTGTCGCCACTGCTGCAGTAAGGAATGCTGTAAACGGTGCTTCCTTCCTGAAGCGTGTCCACATGACTACAGGCATTTCCATGACGATCATCAGCGGGCGCGCAGAAGCCGCCCTCGGTTTTTCCGGTGTCATCCACACGATCGACCGCAAGGATTTCCTCCTCTTCGATCTGGGCGGAGCCAGCGTGGAAATTTCTCTTGTCAAAAATAAAAAGCGCCTTCACTCCGTCAGCATTCCCTACGGTGCTGTTACATTAACGGAAATGTTCCAGTCCTCCGGGACGGTCTCCCAGTCAAAGCTTACTGAAATGAAAAAATTCATTCAGGCCAAGCTCGATAAAATCACCTGGTTCCCTGACACGCCGCTTCCAGTCATAGGAGTCGGAGGAACTGTCAGAAACCTTGCGAAAGTCCACCAGAGAAGCACAGGGTATCCGCTTCCAAAACTGCATAATTACAACCTGCCTTCCGAAGATCTTTTTGAAATGGTAAAGGATATTACCTCCAAGACCTTCGAAGAGCGCCAGCGCATCAGCGGTCTTTCTTCCGAGCGCGCTGATATCATCATTGCAGGCGCCCTGACTGTTCAGGAAATCATCAGGAAAGCCAAGTCGTCTTATCTTACGATCTCCGGCTGCGGCCTTCGTGAAGGGCTCTTCTTCCATTACTATGATCCGATTTATGACAAGGACGGGGATAAGCGCCAGCATATGCTGATCAATTCTGTCAAGAATTATCTCCATACGGTTACCGGGGAGTACGCATTCCATTCCCGTTATGTCACTGCCCTTGCCCTTTCCATGTTCGATCAGTGGAAGCATGTCCACGGACTCAGCTCCCGTATGCGTACACTCCTGATGGCTGCAGGCTTCCTTCATGATGCGGGTTCCATGATCAACTATTACAACCATGCACGCCACAGCGCATACATTGCGGCCAATGCACACATTTTCGGCTGGTCCCAGAAGGAACAGGTCATGTGCTCTCTCCTCTGTGCTTTCCACCATGGATTCTCAGGGAAATACACAAAAAATAATGAGGCTTCGAAGATCCTTTCTGAAGAGGAAATGCTCGACGTCAGAAAGGCAGCCCTCTTCCTGGCACTTGCCGAGGGACTCGATGAAAGTCAGGAACAGTGCATTACCCAGGTCATCTGCACATCTGCTAAGGATGCCATGGATCTCCGTATTTACACAAGCAGGAATAACTTCGACGTACCGGCCCATGCAACAGGCCATCTTCTCCGCGAATTTGAAAAGGTCTTCCGCGTGCCCCTCCGTGTCCAGTGGTTCCCTGGAAGCAGGAATGCCAATAAGCTTGTCCAGACTGCGAGAAAACTGTAA
- a CDS encoding P1 family peptidase — MDIRTTHVPGFKIGTAEDREGLTGVTVFLAPEDGAAAGLDVRGCAPGTRETDLLSPEKTVQKIHAVVLSGGSAFGLEADSGVMRYLAEQGIGFPVGDSAVPIVCGAVLFDLSIGDPHAFPDLEMGIKAASAAGTDFPVGCYGAGTGASVGKLTGFEHAMKSGAGYAEIILADGLAVGAYMAVNACGEIYDQDKILAGALADDDRTIISSHRLMLEGYERNMGGNTSIGCIITNADLTKTECRMVSTMAHDGLARSIRPVHTSMDGDTLFTMASGEVKTTIDTVGYLAEEAVRLAVLDAAASAEGMGGRPAYRDIIK, encoded by the coding sequence ATGGATATCAGAACAACACATGTGCCGGGGTTTAAAATCGGCACAGCAGAAGACAGGGAAGGCCTTACAGGCGTGACCGTTTTTCTGGCACCTGAAGATGGTGCCGCTGCCGGCCTTGACGTAAGGGGATGCGCTCCGGGAACGAGGGAAACAGATCTTTTGAGTCCGGAAAAAACCGTGCAGAAAATTCATGCTGTCGTATTATCCGGCGGATCAGCCTTCGGCCTTGAAGCCGATTCAGGCGTCATGAGATACCTGGCAGAACAGGGAATCGGATTTCCAGTCGGTGATTCGGCTGTCCCGATTGTCTGCGGAGCGGTTCTTTTTGATCTTTCCATAGGTGATCCGCATGCATTCCCGGATCTTGAAATGGGAATCAAGGCGGCATCCGCAGCCGGGACGGATTTCCCCGTCGGCTGCTATGGCGCAGGAACGGGGGCATCTGTCGGAAAACTTACCGGATTTGAACATGCCATGAAAAGCGGAGCAGGATATGCTGAAATTATCCTTGCGGACGGACTCGCGGTAGGCGCCTATATGGCAGTCAATGCATGCGGAGAAATCTATGATCAGGATAAGATCCTGGCAGGAGCTCTGGCAGATGATGATCGTACCATTATTTCCTCGCACAGGCTGATGCTTGAAGGATATGAAAGAAATATGGGTGGAAATACTTCCATTGGATGCATCATCACGAATGCAGATCTGACAAAGACGGAATGCCGGATGGTTTCTACCATGGCTCACGACGGGCTGGCCCGCTCGATCCGTCCTGTCCATACATCCATGGACGGAGATACACTCTTTACCATGGCGTCCGGAGAAGTAAAGACAACCATCGATACAGTAGGGTATCTGGCGGAGGAAGCTGTACGCCTGGCAGTGCTTGATGCGGCCGCATCCGCAGAAGGCATGGGCGGAAGACCTGCTTACCGTGATATCATCAAATAA
- a CDS encoding RluA family pseudouridine synthase, which yields MGKNVYTVSESENGLRLDNFLKDRSGLSRAEVQKWIKEGGAILSPDKMIRPNYHVRTGDEIFFTWEEKKELEIIPQDIPIDILYEDDDMMVINKARGMVIHPGSGNPDHTLVNALLYHCGPKLFEACEDPLRPGIVHRLDKDTSGVMVVAKSARAFPVLKEEIATHEAQRIYVALVHGQMEGNAGVIRFPLGRSTKDRMKWDVRPKTGKPAVTHFRVLEFMPHYSWIECRLETGRTHQIRVHMAHIGHPVVNDPLYGWKKDAFPIEGQALHSRFLDLHHPVTGEAMHFEAPVPEDMLRCLEIAGKDEL from the coding sequence ATGGGTAAAAACGTATATACAGTAAGTGAAAGTGAAAATGGACTGAGGCTTGATAACTTTTTGAAGGACAGATCCGGCCTGTCCCGCGCAGAAGTGCAGAAATGGATCAAAGAAGGCGGTGCCATTCTCTCTCCGGATAAGATGATCCGGCCGAACTACCATGTCCGTACAGGAGATGAGATTTTCTTTACCTGGGAAGAGAAGAAAGAACTGGAAATCATCCCTCAGGATATTCCGATCGACATTTTATATGAGGATGATGACATGATGGTCATCAACAAGGCTCGCGGCATGGTCATCCATCCCGGTTCAGGCAATCCGGATCATACGCTTGTCAATGCACTTTTGTACCACTGCGGGCCGAAACTTTTTGAAGCATGCGAGGATCCGCTTCGTCCGGGCATCGTTCACCGTCTGGACAAGGATACGTCCGGTGTCATGGTCGTGGCCAAGTCTGCCAGGGCATTTCCTGTCCTCAAGGAGGAAATTGCTACGCATGAAGCGCAGAGAATCTACGTGGCGCTCGTCCATGGACAAATGGAAGGAAATGCAGGCGTCATCCGTTTCCCTCTTGGAAGAAGCACAAAGGACCGCATGAAGTGGGACGTGCGGCCAAAGACCGGGAAACCTGCAGTGACGCATTTCCGCGTCCTTGAATTCATGCCTCATTATTCCTGGATTGAATGCCGCCTTGAGACAGGCAGGACGCATCAGATTCGTGTTCATATGGCGCACATAGGACACCCGGTTGTGAATGACCCCTTATATGGATGGAAGAAGGATGCGTTCCCGATTGAGGGACAGGCGCTCCATTCCCGTTTCCTTGATCTTCATCATCCGGTAACGGGAGAAGCCATGCATTTTGAAGCACCGGTGCCTGAAGATATGCTGCGCTGTCTTGAGATTGCTGGAAAGGATGAGCTTTGA
- a CDS encoding G5 and 3D domain-containing protein, with protein sequence MKTSTLIKAKRTIAGSLLLIAAFSQTDMALAAFGFGNTDEAKVVTVYDEKGKQVITTNATSFKRVLSDLDVSLNSYDKYWTSTDEVSNGSMVVVERAVPVTIIEDGKSKVVYTTQQTVQGVVDDAGYNWKKMMPMEDGMTKVKSGMQIHVVPYTVKRLKRTETMPVTYRKWYDGGLSSDATVVVQEGTPGKREVEVEEILSGGKVIKTNIIRSNVISRGTPGMAKTGNPEGAVGWVTTMHASAYHPSDGDGYGITATGTKAGHGTVAVDPSVIPLGSKVFIPNYGEAVAADTGGAIVGNRIDLCMDTFQECYSFGRRDVEVFVNY encoded by the coding sequence ATGAAAACTTCAACACTCATTAAGGCAAAAAGAACAATAGCAGGTTCTCTCCTTTTGATTGCTGCTTTCAGTCAGACAGATATGGCTCTGGCAGCTTTCGGATTCGGAAACACTGACGAAGCGAAGGTCGTTACCGTTTACGATGAAAAAGGAAAACAAGTCATTACGACGAATGCTACCAGTTTCAAGAGAGTGCTCAGCGATCTTGATGTTTCTCTCAATTCTTATGACAAGTACTGGACCAGTACAGATGAAGTCAGCAACGGTTCTATGGTTGTTGTTGAAAGAGCGGTTCCTGTAACCATCATCGAAGATGGTAAATCCAAAGTCGTTTATACGACGCAGCAGACGGTCCAGGGCGTAGTGGACGATGCAGGCTATAACTGGAAGAAGATGATGCCGATGGAAGACGGCATGACGAAGGTTAAGAGCGGCATGCAGATCCATGTTGTGCCATATACAGTGAAAAGGTTAAAGCGTACGGAAACGATGCCCGTCACATATAGAAAATGGTACGACGGCGGCCTTTCTTCTGATGCAACAGTCGTTGTTCAGGAAGGAACACCGGGAAAGAGAGAAGTCGAAGTAGAAGAAATTCTTTCTGGCGGCAAAGTAATCAAAACGAACATCATCCGTTCAAATGTCATCAGCAGGGGAACACCCGGCATGGCTAAAACGGGAAATCCTGAAGGTGCTGTGGGCTGGGTGACAACCATGCATGCCAGCGCTTATCATCCAAGTGACGGAGACGGCTATGGCATAACAGCAACCGGAACGAAAGCCGGACATGGCACCGTTGCCGTTGATCCAAGCGTCATTCCTCTTGGTTCCAAGGTATTTATTCCTAATTACGGGGAAGCAGTCGCTGCTGATACAGGCGGAGCCATCGTAGGAAACCGCATCGACCTCTGCATGGACACATTCCAGGAATGCTACAGCTTTGGCAGAAGAGACGTGGAAGTATTCGTCAACTATTGA
- a CDS encoding thioredoxin family protein, which yields MIQPITGTENIDQVIAKGDVILGFSAPWCGYCRRLRPMVEKLSEEISQPIYGLNCDVDEEITKRYEVETIPTLIYFHDGQPKDRIIGYGTVGYPQLKEFIEKNSK from the coding sequence ATGATACAGCCAATTACAGGAACAGAAAACATTGATCAGGTTATCGCAAAGGGCGATGTCATTCTCGGTTTCAGCGCACCGTGGTGCGGATACTGCCGCCGCCTGCGCCCGATGGTTGAAAAGCTTTCTGAAGAAATCAGCCAGCCGATTTACGGCCTCAACTGCGATGTCGATGAAGAAATCACAAAACGTTATGAAGTGGAAACCATCCCGACCCTGATTTACTTCCATGACGGACAGCCGAAGGACCGCATTATTGGATACGGCACGGTAGGTTATCCGCAGCTCAAAGAGTTCATCGAAAAGAACTCCAAGTAA